From Arachis stenosperma cultivar V10309 chromosome 2, arast.V10309.gnm1.PFL2, whole genome shotgun sequence, one genomic window encodes:
- the LOC130962301 gene encoding auxin-responsive protein SAUR72-like: MIRAFVGSIIRKGLSVLFVAIRGSGSSEEHLMYFNDEVDDETVEGYFTVLATKGKETRRFSVELDCLTDPAFLGLLDQAEEEYGFRQKGAISVPCRPQELQKILDDMKA; this comes from the coding sequence ATGATTAGGGCTTTTGTTGGGAGCATAATAAGAAAGGGTCTCTCAGTGTTGTTTGTAGCAATAAGGGGAAGTGGTAGTTCAGAAGAACATTTGATGTATTTCAATGATGAAGTTGATGATGAAACTGTGGAAGGGTATTTCACTGTTCTTGCCACAAAGGGCAAAGAAACAAGAAGGTTCAGTGTTGAGTTAGATTGCTTGACTGATCCTGCATTCTTGGGACTTCTTGATCAAGCTGAAGAAGAGTATGGCTTCAGACAGAAAGGAGCTATTTCTGTTCCCTGTAGGCCTCAAGAACTTCAGAAGATTCTAGATGATATGAAAGCATAG
- the LOC130959490 gene encoding thylakoid lumenal 15.0 kDa protein 2, chloroplastic encodes MLTNVVLTFQAQIVKFRAQNKGVMIRTLNHHNEPIYMFQEESVKQERSMMMARYLTQIASLSPSSSSSLTCSSSNTSRPFRTPHLQQPPKTLSCHLSSSHNNNNNIITSKPLHFALSAALSLGFFFGGIGAAEGAKVGVNKPELLPKDFTTIIDVAGFLSDGQEKRLAQEIADLENETGYKLRVLAQNYPDTPGLAIKDFWQVDDRTVVFVADPTFGNILNFNVGASVDLDIPRSFWSRLAGKYGNIFYWKEKGEDASIEAAVMAISNCLREPVGPNNCSEVK; translated from the exons ATGCTGACGAATGTTGTACTCACTTTTCAAGCCCAAATAGTAAAGTTCAGAGCCCAAAACAAAGGGGTGATGATCAGAACTCTCAACCACCACAACGAACCCATTTATATGTTCCAAGAGGAGAGCGTAAAGCAAGAAAGAAGTATGATGATGGCTCGTTATCTAACTCAGATTGCATCGttatcaccatcatcatcttcGTCTCTGACTTGCTCATCATCAAATACGTCTCGTCCTTTCCGAACACCACACTTACAACAACCACCTAAGACGCTGTCGtgtcacctctcttcatctcacaacaacaacaacaacattaTCACTTCCAAGCCTCTTCACTTTGCTCTCTCAGCTGCACTTTCACTCGGTTTCTTCTTCGGAG GGATTGGAGCTGCAGAGGGAGCAAAAGTTGGAGTAAACAAGCCGGAACTGCTTCCTAAAGACTTCACTACCATCATTGATGTTGCCGGCTTCCTCTCCGACGGACAG GAGAAAAGGCTGGCGCAAGAGATTGCTGATCTTGAAAATGAAACCGGATACAAATTGAGAGTGTTGGCCCAAAATTACCCCGATACCCCTGGATTGGCCATTAAAGATTTCTGGCAAgttgatgacagaacagttgtCTTTGTTGCTGATCCCACCTTTG GAAACATATTGAACTTCAATGTTGGAGCTTCGGTTGATTTGGACATTCCACGCAGTTTTTGGAGCCGCTTGGCAGGGAAGTACGGTAACATTTTCTATTGGAAAGAAAAG GGTGAAGATGCATCTATTGAAGCAGCAGTTATGGCAATATCTAATTGCTTGAGAGAACCGGTTGGGCCTAATAATTGCTCTGAGGTCAAATAA
- the LOC130963651 gene encoding uncharacterized protein LOC130963651, with protein sequence MQGRYLLRVYTSAKHMTANVVAGNHHDGRVVASASTVEHAIKGAFVWGRACDVKAAEAVGEVLAMRLKAEEAAGVTVGMGGEVDVDLEREIEKKEKDSGAKVWAVVNAFRKRGIKVVIHNHRQNTG encoded by the coding sequence ATGCAGGGAAGGTACTTGCTGAGGGTATACACATCGGCGAAGCACATGACGGCGAACGTGGTGGCGGGGAACCACCACGACGGAAGGGTGGTGGCGAGCGCGTCGACGGTGGAGCACGCGATCAAGGGCGCGTTTGTATGGGGAAGAGCGTGCGACGTGAAAGCGGCGGAGGCGGTAGGTGAGGTGCTGGCGATGCGGCTGAAGGCGGAGGAGGCGGCAGGGGTGACGGTGGGGATGGGCGGCGAGGTGGACGTGGACTTAGAGAGAGAGAtcgagaagaaggagaaggataGCGGAGCTAAGGTGTGGGCAGTGGTTAATGCTTTCAGGAAGAGAGGCATTAAGGTTGTCATTCACAATCACCGTCAAAACACAGGTTAA
- the LOC130963652 gene encoding protein SMALL AUXIN UP-REGULATED RNA 16-like, which produces MAKTSVCGRLLKGGFGGLLLIMRKLRTSLTHSKGVKQGHFVVIATQGWKPERFFIKLSYLDHPEFVKLLEQAEEEFGFSQVGALEIPCEPDELKRIIRSKLTKH; this is translated from the coding sequence ATGGCAAAGACTAGTGTTTGTGGAAGATTGTTGAAGGGGGGCTTTGGAGGACTGTTGCTCATAATGAGGAAACTGAGGACTAGCTTAACACATTCAAAAGGGGTAAAACAAGGTCACTTTGTGGTGATTGCAACTCAAGGGTGGAAGCCAGAGAGGTTCTTCATCAAATTGAGCTATTTGGATCACCCTGAATTTGTGAAGTTGCTAGAGCAGGCTGAAGAAGAGTTTGGATTCTCTCAGGTGGGAGCATTGGAAATTCCTTGTGAGCCTGATGAGTTGAAGAGAATCATTAGAAGTAAACTGACAAAGCATTGA
- the LOC130961953 gene encoding uncharacterized protein LOC130961953 — MASIPASRWVVPPRLLSHWINVIGSSKTKTASYSYSYSGIISDSHSHYSYIPVPIPRRCFSAMATPQDSASTKTERVVVKGKVQGVFYRNWTIENATQLGLKGWVRNRRDGSVEALFSGPSDAVQEMEQRCRRGPPDAIVTGFEAFPSTDDPGNGFERKPTV, encoded by the coding sequence ATGGCATCAATTCCGGCGTCGCGTTGGGTGGTTCCGCCACGGTTACTTTCGCATTGGATCAATGTCATTGGCTCTTCTAAAACTAAAACAgcttcttattcttattcttattctggAATAATCTCCGATTCCCATTCTCATTATTCTTATATCCCTGTTCCTATTCCACGACGTTGTTTTTCCGCCATGGCAACTCCACAAGACTCCGCTTCCACCAAAACTGAGAGGGTCGTTGTGAAGGGGAAGGTGCAGGGTGTCTTCTACAGGAACTGGACCATTGAGAACGCTACCCAGTTGGGCCTTAAAGGATGGGTCCGTAACCGCCGTGACGGCTCCGTCGAGGCCCTCTTCTCCGGCCCCTCAGACGCCGTCCAGGAGATGGAGCAAAGGTGCCGACGTGGGCCGCCTGATGCCATCGTCACCGGTTTCGAGGCTTTTCCTTCCACGGATGATCCTGGCAATGGCTTCGAACGCAAACCAACTGTTTGA
- the LOC130963653 gene encoding auxin-induced protein X15-like yields the protein MAKSYYLGKVKRGISNLVHHRRAKSLSYISDDDEDVITTITSNNNNNNNTREGYLTVVAEKGREKKRFSIELDYLNDPEFKLLLDQAQQEYGFRQKGALSVPCRPHELQKILDGGNERRLSRS from the coding sequence ATGGCTAAGTCCTACTATCTTGGAAAGGTGAAAAGGGGTATCTCAAACTTGGTGCATCACAGAAGGGCTAAATCACTAAGTTACAttagtgatgatgatgaagatgttATTACCACTATTactagtaataataataataacaataatactAGGGAAGGGTACTTAACTGTTGTTGCTGAAAAGGGTAGAGAGAAAAAGAGGTTCAGTATTGAGTTGGATTACCTGAATGATCCTGAATTCAAGTTGCTGCTTGATCAAGCTCAGCAAGAATATGGTTTCAGACAGAAGGGAGCTCTTTCTGTCCCTTGCAGGCCTCATGAACTCCAAAAGATTTTGGATGGTGGCAATGAAAGAAGGTTGAGTAGGTCATAA
- the LOC130959506 gene encoding uncharacterized protein LOC130959506, producing MEKYFGKAYRGDPGVPHAEPERFVNIWIGAAAFAVLTYFNPYVWQLSYTFNFHDKAMLYEQYHWKRAKKKGQRYEFLWNKTWDKEHRDAYYYNWPIYFP from the exons atggagaagTATTTCGGAAAAGCGTATCGTGGAGACCCAGGTGTGCCACACGCTGAGCCTGAGAGGTTCGTCAACATTTGGATCGGAGCCGCCGCTTTCGCGGTTCTCACTTACTTCAATCCCTACGTGTGGCAGCTCAGCTACACCTTCAA CTTTCATGATAAGGCAATGTTATACGAGCAGTACCATTGGAAAAGGGCAAAGAAGAAGGGTCAGCGCTATGAATTCCTG TGGAACAAGACCTGGGACAAGGAACACCGAGATGCATACTATTACAACTGGCCTATTTACTTTCCTTAG